The following proteins are co-located in the Sulfurospirillum deleyianum DSM 6946 genome:
- a CDS encoding OmpP1/FadL family transporter, with product MKQTLKVATLLSLSTATLLASGYRIPEQSLNSVAMSAAYVASANGADASYYNPANMAFMAEGGYIETSLTYINLPKVDYTASGGTPVGNSSGDSKEENFLLPNLHYVSPMVGNWRYGLSIVAPAGLSKRWDESYQMRSSEEFTLKVVEINPTASYKVNDQLALGFGLRGVYTTGVIKYQGVGGGFNYNNKMEADSIDYGYNLAFSYKPIEDLTFSATYRSKVNLTVDGDAKTTINGALLNGDVKTHIPLPASLVLATAYTLDKTTLEFVFERTYWSSYKDLDFDFENSAVEATPLGQSKLKNWKDANAYRIGISHQYSDALKLMAGFAIDKTPVPSSTMGFELPDSDAKIYSAGFEYALSKEMKMGLAYLYSDKEDRSVTNSAGVNGKFSDSAAHLVTASLKYKF from the coding sequence ATGAAACAAACCCTCAAAGTCGCTACGTTACTAAGTCTTAGTACGGCAACCCTTTTAGCTTCAGGCTATAGAATTCCTGAGCAATCTTTAAATTCTGTCGCAATGAGTGCGGCATACGTCGCCAGTGCCAATGGGGCTGATGCGAGTTATTATAACCCTGCCAATATGGCATTTATGGCAGAGGGTGGTTATATTGAAACCTCTTTAACGTATATTAATCTCCCTAAAGTGGATTATACCGCTTCTGGTGGAACTCCTGTTGGAAACAGTAGTGGTGATTCCAAAGAGGAGAACTTTTTACTCCCCAATTTACACTATGTCTCACCAATGGTGGGCAATTGGCGTTATGGTCTTTCTATCGTAGCCCCTGCTGGTCTTTCAAAGCGTTGGGATGAGAGCTATCAGATGAGAAGTTCTGAGGAGTTCACCTTAAAAGTTGTGGAGATCAATCCTACGGCAAGTTATAAAGTGAATGACCAGTTAGCTTTGGGCTTTGGTTTGCGTGGAGTTTATACGACAGGAGTGATTAAATATCAAGGTGTTGGTGGAGGTTTTAATTATAACAATAAAATGGAAGCAGATTCCATTGATTATGGCTATAACCTTGCTTTTAGTTACAAACCGATTGAAGATTTAACATTTTCTGCGACCTACCGTTCGAAAGTAAATCTTACGGTGGATGGTGATGCAAAAACAACAATTAATGGGGCTTTACTCAATGGTGATGTAAAAACACATATTCCTTTGCCTGCCTCGTTAGTCCTAGCAACAGCTTATACCTTAGATAAGACAACCCTTGAATTTGTATTTGAGCGCACCTATTGGTCAAGCTATAAAGATCTAGACTTTGACTTTGAAAATAGTGCTGTTGAAGCAACTCCTTTAGGGCAATCAAAGCTAAAAAACTGGAAAGATGCCAATGCTTATCGTATAGGTATTAGTCACCAATACAGTGATGCACTAAAACTCATGGCAGGTTTTGCGATTGATAAAACCCCTGTTCCTAGTAGCACGATGGGCTTTGAGCTTCCTGATTCGGATGCGAAGATTTACTCTGCGGGTTTTGAGTATGCCTTAAGTAAAGAGATGAAAATGGGCTTAGCGTATCTGTACAGTGACAAAGAAGATAGGAGTGTGACTAACTCAGCAGGGGTTAATGGCAAATTTAGTGATTCAGCCGCACATCTTGTCACAGCATCTCTCAAATATAAGTTTTAG